TCCGCTACGGTCCACCAGCGGTGCCCAGTGATCGCGGCCTTCTCGATCTCCTCGAAAGCCGAGGTATCGACCTGGAACGCAGGCACCCGGGCCATGTAGTAGCGCTGGCGAACCTCATAAGCGACGCTGCCCCGGACCGCTGTCCACGGACGCCCTCGCCAAATCTCCGGACCCAGCGAGAGGTTCGTCAGCCCGGTTTCCTCCTGCAACTCCCGCAGGGCTGCCTGCTCGTGGCTTTCGCCTGGCTTGAGCCCGCCTCCAGGGGTGAACCACCGGACGGAACCGTCCCCCTTGTTCAGGGCGGAGAACAGCAGTAGCCGACTGACGTCGTCCAGCAACACCACGCGCGCGCTCGGGCGCGGCACCAGGCTCCCCTCCGGTTTCATCACCTCGTCAGATTAGAGCCGCTGTCCCTGGGCGACCAACGGAGTTGGTCACCGGGCTGAGCTTTCACGCAATTCCGGTCAGAGCCGGATTCAGGTTCACAGGTTCAGTCGAGCAGGTCGTACTCTCCGGGCGTCCAGTCGGCAAAGAGAGTGAGCGCCTTCTCCTTCTCTGCCCGTTC
The sequence above is drawn from the Streptomyces sp. NBC_01591 genome and encodes:
- a CDS encoding NUDIX hydrolase, giving the protein MKPEGSLVPRPSARVVLLDDVSRLLLFSALNKGDGSVRWFTPGGGLKPGESHEQAALRELQEETGLTNLSLGPEIWRGRPWTAVRGSVAYEVRQRYYMARVPAFQVDTSAFEEIEKAAITGHRWWTVAELAATSDVLRPAGLPKLLASLLTDGPPDRPIPVDG